In Kangiella profundi, one DNA window encodes the following:
- the murB gene encoding UDP-N-acetylmuramate dehydrogenase has product MAQSVPASLKPFNTFGIEATCNELLSFNDEQAIQSWLRDSQPDIDSLFILGGGSNLLLLDHIDLTFIQPNILGIAYQEKGASDEVLVTAGAGVNWHELVLDTLSNGYSGLENLSLIPGNVGAAPIQNIGAYGVELKDCFVTLRAVELTSGEVKEFSAEDCQFGYRDSIFKNSLKGRYVITQVTLRLSKKLQPHIDYAPLKQILADKTEITAPIISQAVIAIRRSKLPDPAKLGNAGSFFKNPVITVEQYLTLQNAFPEMVAYQIDNEHYKLAAGWLIEQAGLKGYRQGDAGVHEKQALVLVNYGRATGQDILNIAKEVRDKVLELFGVQLEPEVWIIGEQKIF; this is encoded by the coding sequence TTGGCTCAATCAGTTCCTGCTTCATTAAAACCTTTTAATACCTTCGGTATTGAGGCTACCTGTAACGAGCTGCTTAGCTTTAATGATGAGCAGGCAATTCAATCTTGGTTAAGAGACAGCCAGCCTGATATCGACTCTCTATTCATTCTTGGTGGGGGGAGTAACTTACTCCTGCTTGATCATATCGATCTAACCTTTATCCAACCCAACATACTGGGGATCGCTTATCAGGAAAAAGGGGCTAGTGATGAAGTGCTGGTAACTGCCGGTGCCGGAGTGAATTGGCATGAGCTGGTATTGGATACTTTAAGTAACGGCTATAGTGGACTGGAGAACCTGTCGCTTATTCCGGGTAATGTCGGTGCGGCGCCTATTCAGAACATTGGAGCTTATGGTGTTGAGCTTAAAGATTGTTTTGTCACATTACGAGCAGTTGAGTTGACCAGTGGAGAAGTAAAGGAGTTTTCGGCTGAGGATTGCCAATTTGGCTATCGAGACAGTATTTTTAAGAACTCTTTGAAAGGCCGCTATGTTATTACGCAGGTGACTTTACGGCTGAGTAAGAAGTTGCAACCTCATATAGACTATGCACCATTGAAACAGATTCTTGCAGACAAGACAGAAATAACTGCCCCCATTATCAGTCAGGCGGTCATTGCCATTCGTCGAAGCAAGCTACCAGACCCCGCTAAGCTAGGGAATGCTGGTTCCTTTTTTAAAAATCCGGTGATAACGGTAGAACAGTACCTGACGTTACAAAATGCCTTCCCAGAGATGGTAGCTTACCAAATCGATAATGAGCATTATAAGTTAGCCGCCGGTTGGCTAATTGAGCAGGCTGGTTTAAAAGGTTATCGGCAAGGTGATGCCGGTGTTCATGAAAAGCAGGCTCTGGTGCTGGTTAATTATGGAAGGGCAACAGGGCAGGACATACTTAATATTGCTAAAGAAGTACGGGATAAGGTGCTTGAGCTGTTTGGTGTTCAGCTGGAGCCGGAAGTTTGGATTATTGGTGAACAGAAGATATTTTGA